In Deltaproteobacteria bacterium, a single genomic region encodes these proteins:
- a CDS encoding MoxR family ATPase, with the protein MVSELVERESAFVDRLFTEIHKVVVGQNDMIERLFIGLLCGGHVLLEGAPGLAKTLTVNTLAQTLQLQFKRVQFTPDLLPSDVIGTVIYNHQSGTFTNKQGPIFTNLLLADEINRAPAKVQSALLEAMAERHVTVGDTTYPLPTPFLVLATQNPIEQEGTYNLPEAQLDRFMFKIKVDYPGADDELKIMKRMGSGTESSQAKAEPVIGPDEIARVRRTIDDIIVEEPVQRYIVDVVGATRRPGAAGLADLQAFIDFGASPRASIALYQAARAHAFLRRRGYVSPEDIKAVAPDVLRHRIILSYEAEAEGKTVEQIVRQILEHVQVP; encoded by the coding sequence ATGGTGAGCGAGCTGGTCGAGCGCGAGTCCGCGTTCGTCGATCGGCTCTTCACCGAGATCCACAAGGTGGTGGTCGGTCAGAACGACATGATCGAGCGCCTCTTCATCGGCCTGCTGTGCGGCGGGCACGTGTTGCTCGAGGGCGCGCCGGGCCTGGCGAAGACCCTCACGGTGAACACCCTCGCACAGACGCTGCAGCTGCAGTTCAAGCGCGTGCAGTTCACGCCAGACCTGCTGCCGTCGGACGTCATCGGCACCGTCATCTACAACCACCAGAGCGGCACCTTCACCAACAAGCAGGGCCCGATCTTCACCAACCTGCTGCTGGCCGACGAGATCAACCGCGCGCCCGCCAAGGTGCAGAGCGCGCTGCTCGAGGCGATGGCGGAGCGCCACGTCACGGTCGGCGACACCACCTATCCCTTGCCGACGCCGTTCCTGGTGCTGGCCACGCAGAACCCGATCGAGCAGGAGGGCACCTACAACCTGCCCGAGGCGCAGCTCGATCGCTTCATGTTCAAGATCAAGGTCGACTACCCCGGCGCCGACGACGAGCTCAAGATCATGAAGCGCATGGGCTCCGGCACCGAGTCCTCGCAGGCCAAGGCCGAGCCGGTGATCGGCCCCGACGAGATCGCGCGGGTGCGCCGCACCATCGACGACATCATCGTCGAGGAGCCGGTCCAGCGGTACATCGTCGACGTGGTCGGCGCGACCCGTCGCCCCGGCGCGGCTGGCCTCGCCGACCTGCAGGCGTTCATCGACTTCGGCGCCTCGCCGCGGGCCTCGATCGCGCTGTACCAGGCCGCGCGCGCGCACGCGTTCCTGCGCCGGCGCGGCTACGTCAGCCCAGAGGACATCAAGGCGGTCGCGCCCGACGTGCTGCGCCACCGCATCATCCTGTCGTACGAGGCCGAGGCCGAGGGCAAGACGGTCGAACAGATCGTGCGGCAGATCCTCGAGCACGTGCAGGTGCCCTGA
- a CDS encoding DUF58 domain-containing protein has protein sequence MAGAPLTSDEARARTTELLREIRRIEIQTSRLVEQHIAGSYQSVFKGQGIAFSEVRAYEPGDDVRTIDWNVTARTGMPHVKLFTEERELTVMLMVDMSASLDLGSRDYDKRQLVARLAATFAFSAISNNDRVGLVGFTDRVEVFVPPRSGRKHVLAVVQRVLTHEPQSRRTRPSAALEYLARVAKGHTVAVLVSDFVDAVDEKGTSWDPRFEHALKVAARRHDVIPIRVEDPIELELPPLGLVALEDLELLELGDDGFVDLSPRAAARFKAQVERERDAFERLMRKLSLATVNVRCGADWQGPLVAYFARRNRRMRH, from the coding sequence ATGGCCGGCGCACCGCTCACCAGCGACGAAGCCCGCGCGCGCACCACCGAGCTGCTGCGCGAGATCCGACGCATCGAGATCCAGACCTCCCGCCTGGTCGAGCAGCACATCGCCGGCTCGTACCAGTCGGTGTTCAAGGGTCAGGGCATCGCATTCTCCGAGGTCCGCGCCTACGAGCCCGGCGACGACGTGCGCACGATCGACTGGAACGTCACCGCGCGCACGGGCATGCCGCACGTGAAGCTCTTCACCGAGGAGCGCGAGCTCACCGTGATGCTGATGGTCGACATGTCGGCCAGCCTCGACCTCGGCAGCCGCGACTACGACAAGCGGCAGCTGGTCGCGCGACTGGCCGCGACCTTCGCGTTCTCGGCGATCTCCAACAACGACCGCGTCGGACTGGTCGGCTTCACCGATCGCGTGGAGGTGTTCGTGCCGCCGCGCAGCGGTCGCAAGCACGTGCTGGCGGTCGTCCAGCGGGTGCTCACCCACGAGCCCCAGAGCCGCCGCACGCGGCCGAGCGCAGCGCTCGAGTACCTCGCGCGCGTGGCCAAGGGCCACACCGTCGCGGTGCTGGTGTCGGACTTCGTCGACGCGGTCGACGAGAAGGGCACGAGCTGGGACCCGCGCTTCGAGCACGCACTCAAGGTCGCCGCCCGTCGCCACGACGTGATCCCCATCCGCGTCGAGGACCCCATCGAGCTCGAGCTGCCACCGCTGGGCCTGGTCGCGCTGGAGGACCTCGAGCTGCTGGAGCTCGGCGACGACGGCTTCGTCGATCTCAGCCCGCGCGCTGCGGCGCGCTTCAAGGCCCAGGTCGAGCGCGAACGCGACGCGTTCGAACGACTGATGCGCAAGCTGTCGCTCGCGACCGTGAACGTGCGCTGCGGCGCCGACTGGCAGGGACCGCTGGTCGCCTACTTCGCGCGGCGCAACCGGAGGATGCGACATTGA
- a CDS encoding VWA domain-containing protein produces the protein MKPWSSIASTLGWALASLLAVALVLLALLREGVRWIVFAEPWWATAAIVPVMALVVRALLRPRPATMRFSRSNSLRRVARGWAVHFVDLPDGMRLAAAMLLCFALARPQSTHGADRIEHEGIDIVIALDLSESMETPDLAPNRLGAAQRVIDAFIVRRPRDRIGLVAFGSSASTVSPLTIDHGVLRSMVRRLQLRTMDGSTTAIGAGLGMALNRLGDSEAASRVIVLLTDGVHNADGLDPDAIAREAATRGVQIYTVLMGQHGRDQGNVDPARLERVAATTGGYAYTAADENALSGSFQDLLDKLERSEIAGESVLPELFAWLLWPALALLVLELVLRNTRLRRFP, from the coding sequence ATGAAGCCATGGTCGAGCATCGCGTCGACCCTCGGGTGGGCACTCGCATCGCTGTTGGCGGTCGCGCTGGTGCTGCTGGCGCTGCTGCGCGAGGGCGTGCGGTGGATCGTGTTCGCCGAGCCATGGTGGGCGACCGCCGCGATCGTCCCGGTGATGGCCCTGGTCGTGCGCGCGCTGCTGCGGCCGCGTCCGGCGACCATGCGATTCTCCCGCTCGAACAGCCTGCGTCGGGTCGCACGGGGCTGGGCGGTGCACTTCGTCGACCTGCCCGACGGCATGCGCCTGGCCGCCGCGATGCTGCTGTGCTTCGCGCTCGCGCGGCCGCAGTCGACCCACGGTGCCGACCGCATCGAGCACGAGGGCATCGACATCGTCATCGCGCTCGACCTCTCGGAATCGATGGAAACGCCCGACCTCGCGCCCAACCGCCTGGGCGCCGCGCAGCGGGTCATCGACGCCTTCATCGTGCGACGCCCACGCGACCGCATCGGCCTGGTCGCGTTCGGCTCGAGCGCGTCGACGGTGTCGCCGCTGACGATCGATCACGGGGTCCTGCGCTCGATGGTTCGACGCCTGCAGCTGCGCACCATGGACGGCAGCACCACCGCGATCGGTGCGGGACTCGGCATGGCGCTCAACCGACTGGGCGACTCCGAGGCCGCCAGCCGCGTCATCGTGCTGCTCACCGATGGCGTCCACAACGCCGACGGCCTCGATCCCGACGCCATCGCGCGCGAGGCCGCGACCCGCGGCGTGCAGATCTACACGGTGTTGATGGGCCAACACGGCCGCGATCAGGGCAACGTCGACCCCGCACGCCTCGAGCGCGTCGCGGCCACGACCGGCGGCTATGCCTACACCGCGGCCGACGAGAACGCGCTCTCGGGCAGCTTCCAGGACCTGCTCGACAAGCTCGAGCGCTCCGAGATCGCCGGCGAGTCGGTGCTGCCGGAGCTGTTCGCGTGGCTGTTGTGGCCGGCGCTGGCGCTGCTCGTGCTCGAGCTGGTGCTGCGCAACACGAGACTGCGGAGGTTCCCGTGA
- a CDS encoding VWA domain-containing protein, which yields MSIASAWRWAEPPADLTVRTLDAIDWGRLDWWWAALAVPLAIGAVLWGARQRARARAALGQSALVTKLLSSVHTGNRVLQSVFAIAGLSCVAVALLRPQYGGKANVVPASGLDIVIAVDYSKSMLAADVYPSRSERLEAELARFLDDAARRGDRIGVVVFAGAARGFPVTADIRLLKTYLQAADPRREKPGGTAIGRALTLALTFLVDARRGDADDLIAADGTDETKLDDKTIPPAENDQAIVLLTDGEDTESRPMEVAKEAARLGVRVYTVGIGSKSGEPVQKFDDEGNPDGYITDEQGNYVMTRIDAELLEEIAKTTGGRFVHVDPEHFGLDAVRQQLEGLSRSRREVTIEILRDEGYSFFVIPAVLLLTLALALPQRRRRADPR from the coding sequence GTGAGCATCGCGAGCGCATGGCGTTGGGCCGAGCCGCCCGCCGATCTCACGGTCCGCACGCTCGATGCGATCGACTGGGGTCGGCTCGACTGGTGGTGGGCTGCGTTGGCGGTGCCGCTCGCGATCGGTGCCGTGCTGTGGGGTGCGAGGCAGCGCGCACGCGCACGCGCGGCGCTGGGCCAGTCCGCGCTGGTCACCAAGCTGCTGTCGTCGGTGCACACCGGCAACCGCGTGCTGCAATCGGTGTTCGCGATCGCGGGCCTTTCGTGCGTGGCGGTGGCGCTGCTGCGGCCGCAGTACGGCGGCAAGGCCAACGTGGTGCCGGCGAGCGGTCTCGACATCGTGATCGCGGTCGACTACAGCAAGTCGATGCTCGCGGCCGACGTCTACCCGTCGCGCAGCGAGCGGCTCGAGGCCGAGCTGGCGCGGTTCCTCGACGACGCGGCGCGACGCGGCGATCGCATCGGCGTCGTGGTGTTCGCCGGGGCTGCGCGCGGCTTCCCGGTCACCGCCGACATCCGCCTGCTCAAGACCTACCTGCAGGCCGCCGATCCCCGGCGCGAGAAGCCCGGCGGCACTGCGATCGGCCGCGCGCTCACGCTCGCGCTCACATTCCTCGTCGATGCCCGCCGCGGCGACGCCGACGACCTCATCGCCGCCGACGGCACGGACGAGACCAAGCTCGACGACAAGACCATCCCACCGGCCGAGAACGACCAAGCCATCGTGCTGCTCACCGACGGTGAGGACACCGAGAGCCGACCGATGGAGGTCGCGAAGGAGGCGGCGCGACTCGGGGTGCGGGTCTACACCGTCGGCATCGGCTCGAAGTCCGGCGAACCGGTGCAGAAGTTCGACGACGAGGGCAACCCCGACGGGTACATCACCGACGAGCAGGGCAACTACGTGATGACCCGCATCGACGCCGAGCTGCTCGAGGAGATCGCCAAGACCACCGGCGGTCGCTTCGTGCATGTCGATCCCGAGCACTTCGGGCTCGATGCGGTGCGGCAGCAGCTCGAGGGGCTGTCGAGGTCGCGACGCGAGGTCACGATCGAGATCCTGCGCGACGAGGGCTACAGCTTCTTCGTGATCCCCGCCGTGTTGCTGCTGACGCTGGCGCTGGCGCTGCCCCAGCGCCGCCGGAGGGCCGACCCACGATGA
- a CDS encoding tetratricopeptide repeat protein — translation MIGRTITAVLLAGWLADRLARHDADVEAGIDAYEAGQHDEALAAFDRAVARLGERPELSFDRGLALLAKGDTDAAKTAFERASEAESVDVRASAFYELGNLALNAEAYDDAIARYIDCLQARPDHENAKWNLEIALQRKRKDEEKQDEEKKDEEKQDEENDGSDDSGGSDSGSSDDSAGSDSGGSDDSGGSDSGGGGDSGGSDSSGGDSGQQQDDQKQDDQKQDDQKQDDQKQDDQKQDDQKQDDQKQADQKQEQPAAPTPVERADLQRALDQLDEQDGYLLDRPRGRINGPIKDW, via the coding sequence ATGATCGGACGCACCATCACCGCCGTGCTGCTCGCGGGCTGGCTGGCCGACCGGCTCGCGCGCCACGACGCCGACGTCGAAGCGGGCATCGACGCGTACGAGGCCGGGCAACACGACGAAGCGCTCGCGGCCTTCGACCGCGCGGTCGCGCGGCTGGGCGAGCGCCCCGAGCTCTCGTTCGATCGCGGCCTGGCACTGCTCGCCAAGGGCGACACCGACGCAGCCAAGACCGCGTTCGAGCGCGCCAGCGAGGCCGAGTCGGTCGACGTGCGCGCCAGTGCCTTCTACGAGCTCGGCAACCTCGCGCTGAACGCCGAGGCGTACGACGACGCGATCGCGCGCTACATCGACTGCCTCCAGGCGCGGCCGGACCACGAGAACGCCAAGTGGAACCTCGAGATCGCGCTGCAGCGCAAGCGCAAGGACGAAGAGAAGCAGGACGAGGAGAAGAAGGACGAAGAGAAGCAGGACGAGGAGAACGACGGCTCCGACGACTCGGGCGGCTCCGACTCGGGCAGCTCCGACGACTCCGCCGGCTCCGACTCGGGCGGCTCCGACGACTCCGGCGGCTCCGACTCGGGCGGCGGCGGTGACTCCGGGGGTTCCGACTCGAGCGGCGGTGACTCGGGCCAGCAGCAAGACGACCAGAAGCAAGACGACCAGAAGCAAGACGACCAGAAGCAAGACGACCAGAAGCAAGACGACCAGAAGCAAGACGACCAGAAGCAAGACGACCAGAAGCAAGCCGACCAGAAGCAGGAGCAGCCCGCCGCGCCGACGCCGGTCGAGCGTGCCGATCTCCAGCGTGCGCTCGACCAGCTCGACGAGCAGGACGGCTACTTGCTCGATCGCCCGCGCGGCCGCATCAACGGCCCCATCAAGGACTGGTAG
- a CDS encoding protein BatD, producing the protein MDRNRRSFVLGAMALTFALPARARAAGVVAELTASTTTLRVGEEVELSLEVRREGSGAVPDPELPSGLADGFEVVSQYSSGSGFEIRIGGGRNSRTMHSSMSITAIALKPGTYKLSFDVDDAGDAVRSNIVEIVVEGTPEASLEAARPSTGKPDRARGDVFVWAATDKTQAWIGEQIEYRLDVYERSLLSSVALRTPPNFADFYSYDLPEGDGAVEEVAGVPYRVRPGMRRALFPQKAGTLVIGAPEITIGRRRRDRGAAVSIEVKPLPAAGQPAKFSPNNVGRFTVTAKVDRTKVQAGQPFTWTVEIAGEGNVALVDPGEWPQLQGARRYDPKVDSQMQAVDRVRGRRTYAFLVIPEQGGKLELPPVRLDYFDPLEGRYDVASSEALVVEVEGNAAPSVPEPDAPVVTGEPTTESFAPIIVADALPREASPTRVLTTARWAWATAAVPSVAIAVWGGTAAWRRWGPDEDARRRSASRRLQRERIDTATAALDSGAGFHAAIAAIAHDLAVSHAGAEATGLPRPELVRLLSRRGVAAADLRTLEHLLERCDAARFAAQLGTVDDRRALLDDAIALTERSSLARGPA; encoded by the coding sequence ATGGATCGCAATCGTCGCAGCTTCGTGCTCGGTGCGATGGCGCTGACCTTCGCCCTGCCGGCGCGCGCCCGTGCGGCCGGCGTCGTCGCCGAGCTGACCGCGAGCACGACCACCCTGCGCGTGGGTGAGGAGGTCGAGCTGTCGCTCGAGGTCCGCCGCGAAGGGAGCGGGGCGGTGCCCGATCCGGAGCTACCGAGCGGTCTGGCCGATGGCTTCGAGGTGGTCTCGCAGTACTCCTCGGGCAGCGGGTTCGAGATCCGCATCGGCGGCGGCCGCAACAGCCGCACCATGCACAGCTCGATGTCGATCACCGCGATCGCGCTCAAGCCCGGCACCTACAAGCTGTCGTTCGACGTCGACGACGCCGGCGATGCGGTGCGCTCCAACATCGTGGAGATCGTGGTCGAGGGCACCCCGGAGGCCTCGCTCGAGGCCGCGCGACCGAGCACCGGCAAGCCCGACCGCGCCCGCGGCGACGTGTTCGTGTGGGCTGCGACCGACAAGACGCAGGCGTGGATCGGCGAGCAGATCGAGTATCGGCTCGACGTCTACGAGCGCTCGCTGCTGTCGAGCGTGGCCCTGCGTACACCGCCCAACTTCGCCGACTTCTACAGCTACGATCTGCCCGAGGGCGACGGCGCGGTCGAAGAGGTCGCGGGCGTGCCGTACCGCGTGCGACCGGGCATGCGACGGGCCCTGTTCCCGCAGAAGGCCGGCACGCTGGTGATCGGTGCCCCCGAGATCACCATCGGTCGTCGTCGTCGTGATCGCGGCGCCGCCGTCTCGATCGAGGTCAAGCCGCTGCCGGCGGCGGGCCAGCCGGCAAAGTTCTCCCCCAACAACGTCGGGCGCTTCACCGTGACCGCAAAGGTCGACCGCACCAAGGTGCAGGCCGGCCAGCCCTTCACATGGACGGTGGAGATCGCCGGCGAGGGCAACGTCGCGCTGGTCGATCCGGGCGAGTGGCCGCAGCTGCAAGGCGCGCGGCGCTACGACCCCAAGGTCGACTCGCAGATGCAGGCGGTCGATCGGGTGCGCGGGCGCCGGACCTACGCGTTCCTCGTGATTCCCGAGCAGGGCGGCAAGCTCGAGCTCCCACCGGTGCGACTCGACTACTTCGATCCGCTCGAAGGTCGCTACGACGTGGCCAGCAGCGAGGCGCTGGTCGTCGAGGTCGAGGGCAACGCGGCGCCGAGCGTGCCCGAGCCCGATGCACCGGTCGTCACCGGCGAGCCGACGACCGAGAGCTTCGCCCCGATCATCGTGGCCGACGCGTTGCCGCGCGAGGCCTCGCCGACCCGCGTGCTGACGACGGCTCGCTGGGCGTGGGCCACCGCCGCGGTGCCGAGCGTGGCGATCGCCGTGTGGGGCGGCACGGCCGCGTGGCGTCGCTGGGGTCCCGACGAGGACGCGCGTCGCCGCAGTGCGAGTCGGCGGCTGCAGCGCGAGCGCATCGACACCGCGACGGCGGCCCTCGACAGCGGTGCGGGATTCCACGCCGCGATCGCTGCGATCGCCCACGACCTCGCGGTCTCCCACGCCGGCGCGGAGGCCACGGGTCTGCCACGCCCCGAGCTCGTGCGGCTGTTGTCGCGGCGCGGCGTCGCCGCGGCAGATCTCCGCACGCTCGAACACTTGCTCGAGCGCTGCGATGCGGCCCGCTTCGCCGCGCAGCTGGGCACCGTCGACGACCGACGCGCGCTGCTCGACGACGCGATTGCCCTCACCGAGCGCTCATCGCTGGCGCGGGGTCCCGCATGA
- a CDS encoding class I SAM-dependent rRNA methyltransferase, with translation MSGDGTRVRVEVRRDAGRIGPATGPWLRRNQISRFLGVPDPHALAQVVDRHGATLGWGLVSAVSQITVRMISFETDEPAHDWLEQRLTTAFAARVRADLDGQGTSGYRLVNSEGDGLPGLVIDRYREALVVQLGTAPMAAREADVMAWLGQHWSGPVHVVVSESSAKLEGMTAGVRPEPGGVLGFDECGLAFEVPAPPAQKTGAYFDQRDNRREVAALAARDGRPLLDVGCHVGGFALHARRAGVEVVALDRSRSALQHARENAARNDLRDITFVEADMFEPLRDERLAGPFGTIVFDPPKLAARRSDVDQALGAATRVIEQLVRRLAPAGHLVVCSCSHHLAREHLDRAVLAAGDGWTRVAAWGAGLDHPVAPCHREGEYLRVNVYRRT, from the coding sequence ATGAGCGGTGACGGCACGCGGGTGCGCGTCGAGGTGCGGCGCGACGCCGGTCGCATCGGGCCGGCGACAGGCCCGTGGTTGCGGCGCAATCAGATCTCGCGCTTCCTCGGCGTGCCCGACCCGCACGCGCTCGCGCAGGTGGTCGATCGCCACGGCGCGACGCTGGGCTGGGGCCTGGTGTCGGCGGTCTCGCAGATCACGGTGCGCATGATCTCGTTCGAGACCGACGAGCCGGCGCACGACTGGCTCGAGCAGCGGCTCACGACCGCCTTCGCTGCGCGCGTGCGGGCCGACCTCGACGGCCAGGGCACCAGCGGCTATCGACTGGTGAATAGCGAAGGCGACGGGTTGCCTGGCCTGGTGATCGATCGCTACCGCGAGGCGCTGGTCGTGCAGCTCGGCACCGCTCCGATGGCCGCACGCGAGGCCGACGTGATGGCGTGGCTCGGCCAGCACTGGTCGGGCCCGGTGCACGTGGTGGTGTCGGAGTCGAGCGCCAAGCTCGAGGGCATGACTGCGGGGGTCCGGCCCGAGCCCGGCGGCGTGCTCGGCTTCGACGAGTGCGGGCTCGCGTTCGAGGTGCCGGCTCCGCCGGCGCAGAAGACCGGCGCGTACTTCGACCAGCGGGACAACCGACGCGAGGTCGCTGCGCTCGCGGCCCGCGATGGTCGGCCCCTGCTCGACGTCGGCTGCCACGTCGGCGGCTTCGCGCTGCACGCCCGCAGGGCCGGGGTCGAGGTGGTCGCGCTCGATCGATCGCGCAGTGCTCTGCAGCACGCGCGGGAGAACGCGGCGCGCAACGACCTGCGGGACATCACGTTCGTCGAGGCCGACATGTTCGAGCCCCTGCGCGACGAACGGCTCGCGGGACCGTTCGGCACCATCGTGTTCGATCCACCCAAGCTCGCGGCGCGTCGCAGCGATGTCGATCAGGCACTCGGGGCCGCCACACGCGTGATCGAGCAGCTGGTGCGACGGCTGGCGCCGGCAGGTCACCTGGTGGTGTGCAGCTGCAGCCACCACCTCGCGCGCGAGCACCTCGATCGTGCGGTACTCGCCGCCGGCGACGGCTGGACCCGCGTCGCCGCGTGGGGGGCCGGCCTCGATCATCCGGTCGCGCCGTGCCACCGCGAGGGTGAGTACCTGCGCGTGAACGTCTACCGCCGCACGTGA
- the speD gene encoding adenosylmethionine decarboxylase encodes MSIAGRHSMIELYGCPRALLDDLPRVRAAMLEAVTVSRGQLVGECSHRFSPHGVTMVGLLAESHISIHTWPEHGYAAADVFTCGEHGEPELACRRLAQLLAAERFELRTVDRGRPGGLEQPLSSPA; translated from the coding sequence ATGAGCATCGCGGGTCGTCACAGCATGATCGAGCTCTACGGCTGCCCGCGGGCGCTGCTCGATGACCTGCCGCGGGTGCGCGCTGCGATGCTCGAGGCCGTCACGGTCTCCCGCGGGCAGCTCGTCGGCGAGTGCAGCCATCGTTTCTCGCCGCACGGCGTCACGATGGTGGGCTTGCTGGCCGAGTCGCACATCAGCATCCACACCTGGCCGGAGCATGGCTACGCCGCGGCCGATGTCTTCACCTGCGGCGAGCACGGTGAACCGGAGCTGGCGTGTCGCCGACTCGCGCAGCTGCTGGCGGCCGAGCGCTTCGAGCTCCGCACCGTCGACCGCGGCCGGCCCGGTGGCCTCGAGCAGCCGCTCTCGAGCCCGGCTTGA
- a CDS encoding Rieske (2Fe-2S) protein: MTSRVRDPRPSLEDSPCGGTAFVPACALSRRRFVGASAGVLLVGCGASGMKPKSVPAAKDGVVEIDVGKIPELATPGGMIAAQPQGSRKPLIVMRLEGERFRVLSSRCPHLGCTVRWDNEAQQLRCPCHNSRFGDDGKVLKGPAKEPLREYPNQFAGTHLQIAVRDDR, translated from the coding sequence ATGACGTCACGCGTGCGCGACCCCAGACCTTCGCTCGAGGACTCGCCCTGCGGCGGCACCGCCTTCGTGCCGGCCTGCGCGCTCAGTCGGCGGCGCTTCGTGGGGGCCTCGGCGGGCGTGCTGCTGGTCGGCTGCGGCGCCTCGGGGATGAAGCCGAAGTCGGTGCCGGCCGCCAAGGACGGCGTGGTCGAGATCGACGTCGGCAAGATTCCCGAGCTCGCCACGCCGGGCGGGATGATCGCCGCGCAGCCGCAGGGCAGTCGCAAGCCGCTCATCGTCATGCGCCTCGAGGGCGAGCGCTTTCGTGTGTTGTCGTCGCGGTGTCCGCACCTGGGCTGCACCGTGCGCTGGGACAACGAGGCGCAGCAGCTGCGCTGCCCCTGCCACAACTCGCGCTTCGGCGACGACGGCAAGGTGTTGAAGGGGCCCGCGAAGGAGCCGCTGCGCGAGTATCCCAACCAGTTCGCGGGTACGCACCTGCAGATCGCAGTGCGTGACGATCGATGA